In Molothrus ater isolate BHLD 08-10-18 breed brown headed cowbird chromosome 21, BPBGC_Mater_1.1, whole genome shotgun sequence, a single genomic region encodes these proteins:
- the WSB1 gene encoding WD repeat and SOCS box-containing protein 1, with amino-acid sequence MASFPPSVNEKLIARSRTVGELLAPTSPFDKKCGRENWTVAFAPDGSYLAWSQGHRIVKLVPWAQCLNNFLLHGTKNGANAAGTRLPRQSSEGSQKNKPCEHVIDCGDIVWSLAFGSSVPEKQSRCVNIEWHRFKFGQDQLLLATGLNNGRIKIWDVYTGKLLLNLMDHTEVVRDLTFAPDGSLILVSASRDKTLRVWDLKDDGNMMKVLRGHPNWVYGCAFSPDSSILCSVGASKAVFLWDMDKYCMLRKLEGHHNDVVACEFSPDGALLATASYDTRVYVWDPHVGVILREFGHLFPPPTPIFAGGANDRWVRSVCFSHDGLHVASLADDKMVRFWRIDEEYPVQVAPLNNGLCCTFSTDGSVLAAGTQDGSLYFWATPSQVSSLQHLCRMAIRRVMPTSQVKNLPIPGKVVEFLCYQI; translated from the exons ATGGCCAGCTTTCCCCCGAGTGTCAACGAGAAGCTCATCG CTCGGTCGCGCACGGTAGGAGAGCTCCTGGCCCCCACGTCTCCCTTCGACAAGAAGTGCGGCAGGGAGAACTGGACGGTCGCATTCGCTCCCGATGGCTCGTACCTGGCGTGGTCACAGGGACATCGCATAGTGAAGCTGGTCCCCTGGGCACAGTGCCTCAACAACTT CCTGCTGCACGGCACCAAGAATGGCGCGAACGCGGCCGGCACGCGGCTGCCGCGGCAGAGCAGCGAGGGCAGCCAGAAGAACAAGCCCTGCGAGCACGTCATCGACTGCGGGGACATCGTGTGGAGCCTGGCCTTCGGCTCCTCGGTGCCCGAGAAGCAGAGCCGCTGCGTCAACATCGAGTGGCACCGCTTCAAGTTCGGGCAGGACCAGCTGCTCCTCGCCACCGGCCTCAACAACGGCCGCATCAAGATCTGGGATGTGTACACGG GAAAACTCCTCCTTAACCTGATGGACCACACAGAAGTTGTCAGAGATTTAACCTTCGCCCCCGATGGCAGCCTGATTCTTGTGTCTGCGTCCAGAGACAAAACCCTGCGAGTGTGGGACCTGAAAGATGATG GAAACATGATGAAGGTGCTGAGAGGCCATCCGAACTGGGTGTATGGCTGTGCATTCTCTCCAGActcctccatcctctgctctgtTGGAGCTAGTAAAGCA GTTTTCCTCTGGGATATGGATAAATACTGCATGCTACGGAAACTTGAAGGCCATCACAATGATGTGGTAGCTTGTGAGTTCTCTCCTGATGGAGCGTTACTGGCTACTGCATCTTACGATACTCGAGTCTATGTCTGGGATCCACACGTTGGAGTGATCCTTCGGGAATTTGG GCACCTGTTCCCCCCGCCCACGCCGATCTTCGCGGGCGGCGCCAACGACCGCTGGGTGCGCTCGGTGTGCTTCAGCCACGACGGGCTGCACGTGGCCAGCCTGGCCGATGACAA AATGGTGAGGTTCTGGAGGATTGATGAAGAATACCCTGTACAAGTTGCACCTCTGAACAATGGACTCTGCTGTACTTTCTCTACTGATGGCAGTGTTCTGGCTGCAGG GACCCAGGATGGCAGCCTGTACTTCTGGGCAACCCCGAGCCAGGtgtccagcctgcagcacctgtGTCGCATGGCCATCCGCAGGGTGATGCCCACCAGCCAGGTCAAGAACTTGCCTATCCCGGGCAAAGTGGTGGAGTTCCTTTGTTACCAGATCTGA